Proteins encoded in a region of the Agromyces protaetiae genome:
- a CDS encoding DMT family transporter: MDPDLSELTEQIALDPVQFIGIPLALVGAIFLSLGAQFQHRGVVKVESRTVDSFGKGLNGRQLMLLLARPSWVLGTLMLGLAIVFQLSSLYFAPIIVVQPLGAIALVLTSIVNSRVAHVKLNHKAIIAIAMCVGGVFLFVGVAAFTAVDKPVTDQHLITILIVLAVVLAAAGAAFIIFRNRLRAIFYVIMAGVIYGFVATLAKVILGRLQQGEFEWLTLTCVIALLAATALGAYFVQNAHASGPPDLVIAGLTVVDPIVAVTIGIVVLGEASQAPLWAIGVFVLAGLIAVWGVFQLARNHPQTRV, encoded by the coding sequence GTGGATCCGGACCTGAGCGAGCTCACCGAGCAGATCGCCCTCGACCCCGTTCAGTTCATCGGCATCCCGCTGGCGCTCGTCGGCGCGATCTTCCTCTCCCTCGGAGCGCAGTTCCAGCACCGCGGCGTCGTGAAGGTCGAGTCGCGGACGGTCGACTCGTTCGGCAAGGGACTCAACGGCCGGCAGCTGATGCTGCTGCTCGCACGCCCGTCGTGGGTGCTCGGCACGCTCATGCTGGGCCTCGCGATCGTCTTCCAGCTCTCGAGCCTCTATTTCGCACCGATCATCGTCGTGCAGCCGCTCGGCGCGATCGCGCTCGTGCTGACCTCGATCGTGAACTCGCGCGTCGCGCACGTGAAGCTCAACCATAAGGCGATCATCGCGATCGCCATGTGCGTCGGCGGCGTCTTCCTCTTCGTCGGCGTCGCCGCCTTCACCGCCGTCGACAAGCCGGTGACCGACCAGCACCTCATCACGATCCTGATCGTCCTGGCGGTCGTCCTCGCCGCAGCCGGGGCCGCGTTCATCATCTTCCGCAATCGGCTGCGGGCGATCTTCTACGTGATCATGGCCGGCGTGATCTACGGTTTCGTGGCCACGCTCGCGAAGGTCATCCTCGGCCGGCTGCAGCAGGGCGAGTTCGAATGGCTCACACTCACGTGCGTGATCGCCCTGCTCGCGGCGACCGCGCTCGGGGCATACTTCGTCCAGAACGCGCACGCGTCGGGTCCGCCCGACCTCGTGATCGCCGGGCTCACGGTCGTCGACCCGATCGTCGCCGTGACCATCGGCATCGTCGTGCTCGGCGAGGCCTCGCAGGCACCGCTCTGGGCGATCGGCGTGTTCGTGCTCGCGGGCCTCATCGCGGTGTGGGGCGTGTTCCAGCTCGCGCGCAACCACCCGCAGACGCGCGTCTGA